One genomic region from Leifsonia sp. Root1293 encodes:
- a CDS encoding alpha/beta fold hydrolase codes for MSEAPTVVLVHGAFAESSSWSGVIAALQAQGVSAIATPNPLRSVTTDADNVRRAVESVGGPVLLVGHSYGGAVISEAAVGSDVVKGLVYVAAFAPDHGENALGLTGQFPGSTLGETVRPYPLGDGTNDLIVDRELFPNQFAGDVPLEDAKIAAATQRAIRDYALGEPQPAETPAWKTLPSWFVFGTGDKNIPVEGLRFMAERAGSLKTVEIEGASHSVMVSNPEAVAGLIVEALAHLA; via the coding sequence ATGTCTGAAGCTCCCACCGTCGTTCTCGTGCACGGCGCCTTCGCCGAGTCCTCCAGTTGGAGCGGTGTGATCGCCGCCCTGCAGGCCCAGGGAGTCTCGGCCATCGCGACGCCGAACCCGCTCCGCAGTGTGACAACGGATGCCGACAACGTGCGCCGTGCCGTCGAGTCGGTGGGCGGCCCAGTGCTGCTGGTGGGTCACTCCTACGGTGGAGCCGTCATCAGCGAGGCCGCCGTGGGCAGCGATGTCGTGAAGGGCCTGGTCTACGTGGCCGCTTTCGCCCCCGACCACGGCGAGAACGCGCTGGGCCTGACCGGCCAGTTCCCGGGCAGCACGCTCGGCGAGACCGTGCGTCCCTACCCGCTGGGCGACGGCACCAACGACCTCATCGTCGACCGCGAGCTGTTCCCGAACCAGTTCGCCGGAGACGTGCCCCTCGAGGACGCGAAGATCGCCGCCGCCACACAGCGTGCCATCCGCGACTACGCGCTGGGCGAGCCGCAGCCGGCCGAGACTCCCGCGTGGAAGACCCTGCCGTCATGGTTCGTCTTCGGCACCGGAGACAAGAACATCCCGGTCGAGGGCCTGCGGTTCATGGCCGAGCGCGCCGGTTCGCTGAAGACCGTCGAGATCGAGGGTGCATCGCACTCCGTCATGGTGTCGAACCCCGAGGCCGTCGCGGGCCTCATCGTCGAGGCTCTCGCCCACCTGGCCTGA
- a CDS encoding amidohydrolase family protein encodes MRTAIVAGRVFDGTTDLGSTTVVIADGVIESIGDDVPADAEVVLAPGATLLPGLIDSHVHTDTAGLRMALQFGVTTELEMQGANTARDRTHISEDDSLADVRSAGFGLTPPGGHPEELFPKDFNPQGGAGRGGPGGGHGGGPGGAGRPPRPERVDPIVRAKVTSPEQAVDVVGQLARAGSDYIKFMVDDGSVEGHPGLPMLDQATLNAGVAEAHRLGMLTVAHALTIEATQMSIDAGIDGLAHLFMDQPHTPQIIDAIAQSGAFVVACVVLDASMMGITGSALADDPRVAGKLSPQWDETLRSSFNHYPQGRLEDVLATVRALDAAGVDLLIGTDVSQQLPFLGGLAHGASVHQELQYFVDAGLSPVTALSAATAVAARRFGLTDRGTIAVGQRADLLLVDGDPTTTIGDTLNIRGVWRRGIRQPAA; translated from the coding sequence ATGCGTACAGCAATCGTGGCCGGCAGGGTCTTCGACGGCACGACAGACCTCGGAAGCACGACGGTCGTGATCGCGGATGGCGTCATCGAGTCCATCGGAGACGATGTGCCCGCGGACGCTGAGGTCGTCCTCGCGCCGGGTGCCACTCTCCTTCCCGGCCTCATCGACTCCCACGTGCACACCGACACCGCCGGGCTGCGCATGGCACTGCAGTTCGGGGTCACGACGGAGCTCGAGATGCAGGGAGCGAACACCGCCCGGGACCGCACCCACATCAGCGAGGATGACAGCCTGGCCGATGTGCGTTCGGCCGGATTCGGTCTCACCCCTCCCGGTGGACACCCGGAGGAGCTGTTTCCCAAGGACTTCAACCCGCAGGGTGGGGCAGGCCGGGGCGGTCCCGGTGGTGGCCACGGCGGCGGCCCCGGCGGCGCTGGCCGTCCGCCCCGCCCCGAGCGCGTCGACCCGATCGTTCGCGCGAAGGTCACCTCTCCCGAGCAGGCCGTGGATGTCGTCGGCCAGCTCGCCCGGGCCGGATCCGACTACATCAAGTTCATGGTCGATGACGGCAGCGTCGAGGGTCACCCCGGCCTGCCGATGCTCGATCAGGCGACCCTGAACGCCGGTGTGGCCGAGGCGCATCGCCTCGGCATGCTCACGGTGGCGCACGCGCTCACCATCGAGGCGACGCAGATGAGCATCGACGCGGGTATCGACGGCCTGGCGCACCTGTTCATGGACCAGCCGCACACGCCGCAGATCATCGACGCCATCGCTCAGTCCGGCGCTTTCGTCGTCGCCTGCGTGGTGCTCGACGCGTCGATGATGGGCATCACCGGCTCGGCGCTCGCCGACGACCCGCGGGTCGCCGGCAAGCTCTCCCCGCAGTGGGACGAGACTCTGCGCAGCAGCTTCAATCACTACCCGCAGGGGCGACTCGAGGATGTGCTCGCCACCGTCCGCGCGCTCGACGCGGCCGGCGTCGACCTGCTCATCGGCACCGACGTCTCCCAGCAGCTGCCCTTCCTCGGCGGTCTCGCCCACGGCGCCAGCGTGCACCAGGAACTGCAGTACTTCGTCGATGCCGGCCTGTCGCCGGTCACCGCGCTCAGCGCGGCGACAGCGGTCGCAGCTCGTCGCTTCGGACTCACGGATCGAGGCACGATCGCTGTCGGCCAGCGCGCCGACCTGCTCCTCGTCGACGGCGACCCGACGACCACGATCGGCGACACGTTGAACATCCGCGGCGTCTGGCGCCGCGGCATCCGTCAGCCCGCAGCCTGA
- a CDS encoding MarR family winged helix-turn-helix transcriptional regulator, whose amino-acid sequence MTSRDDAARPSPGDDELLETIGTAFSRLRRRTSSVPAEVAVARTDVRRDLLLAIVEEADGLLSVNAVAAALGMERTAVSRLAASCVSDGLVERVASQSDGRSITLRVTPAGEEVLADSRRQQRRAFEYITRDWDDGERMQFARLLHKYVASAGAAASE is encoded by the coding sequence ATGACCAGCCGCGATGATGCCGCCCGGCCCTCCCCTGGCGATGACGAACTGCTCGAGACGATCGGGACGGCGTTCTCCCGACTCCGGCGCCGCACCAGCAGCGTTCCCGCCGAGGTGGCCGTGGCTCGAACCGATGTGCGCCGCGACCTGCTGCTGGCGATCGTCGAGGAGGCCGACGGCCTGCTGAGCGTCAACGCCGTGGCGGCCGCTCTCGGCATGGAGCGCACCGCGGTCAGCCGCCTCGCCGCATCCTGCGTGAGCGACGGGCTCGTGGAACGCGTGGCCTCGCAGAGCGACGGCCGCAGCATCACGTTGCGTGTGACGCCGGCCGGGGAAGAGGTGCTCGCCGACTCCCGACGACAGCAACGACGCGCCTTCGAATACATCACGCGGGACTGGGACGACGGTGAGCGGATGCAGTTCGCCCGCCTGCTGCACAAGTACGTCGCGTCGGCCGGGGCCGCGGCATCCGAGTAG
- a CDS encoding KTSC domain-containing protein — MKLHRIESSGIRALGYDPGRELLWVQYDSGSIYEYAGVPEDLYRRMLAAQPHPWSRYGIEVKSYPSRMVR, encoded by the coding sequence ATGAAGCTCCACCGCATCGAGTCGAGCGGCATCCGCGCGCTCGGCTACGACCCCGGTCGCGAGCTGCTCTGGGTGCAGTACGACAGCGGATCGATCTACGAATACGCCGGTGTGCCGGAGGACCTCTACCGCCGGATGCTCGCAGCCCAGCCGCATCCGTGGTCCCGCTACGGCATCGAGGTGAAGTCGTACCCCAGCCGCATGGTGCGCTGA
- a CDS encoding VOC family protein, translating to MPTTAMTCILLDGPLDEVAEFYTSLVPDSEVLSVERWPEGSDRVGEPLAVDFTVAGARFQLIAGGPDVALTEVVSIKLEVDGQAEVDRLWDALIADGGEPSRCGWLTDRYGLSWQLIPRGFTELMTTTDADLRARLFKAMLGMDKLEMPVFEAIAVGEA from the coding sequence ATGCCCACGACTGCAATGACCTGCATCCTGCTCGACGGCCCTCTCGACGAGGTCGCCGAGTTCTACACCTCCCTGGTTCCCGATTCCGAGGTGCTCAGCGTCGAACGGTGGCCGGAAGGATCCGACAGGGTCGGCGAGCCACTGGCCGTCGACTTCACCGTGGCGGGTGCTCGCTTCCAGCTCATCGCCGGCGGACCCGACGTCGCCCTCACCGAGGTGGTCTCCATCAAGCTCGAGGTCGACGGCCAGGCCGAGGTCGATCGCCTGTGGGACGCCCTCATCGCCGACGGCGGCGAGCCCAGCCGGTGCGGGTGGCTCACTGACAGGTACGGCCTGTCATGGCAGCTGATTCCGCGCGGCTTCACCGAGCTGATGACGACGACGGATGCCGACCTCAGAGCCAGACTCTTCAAGGCCATGCTCGGCATGGACAAGCTGGAGATGCCCGTCTTCGAGGCGATCGCCGTTGGCGAAGCCTGA
- a CDS encoding alpha/beta hydrolase, with amino-acid sequence MSSGIRTPIPVLVIHSAGSQDAGEGSSDLVDALRAQLGSAFSVDFPIMPEPEDPHYDAWKAEVVRLLDGAARPLLVVGHSLGASVLLKVLAEGATDASISALFLVATPYWGSELEEFVLPDDFGSRLPAGLPIFLYQSSDDDVVPADHLDLYARELPDAEVRRLDHGGHVFTDGLPELVVDIRAAAE; translated from the coding sequence GTGAGCAGTGGCATCCGCACGCCGATCCCCGTGCTCGTCATCCACAGCGCGGGGTCGCAGGATGCCGGTGAGGGAAGCTCCGACCTCGTCGACGCCCTGCGCGCGCAACTCGGATCGGCCTTCAGCGTCGACTTCCCGATCATGCCCGAACCTGAGGACCCGCACTACGACGCGTGGAAGGCCGAGGTCGTTCGCCTGCTCGACGGTGCCGCCCGTCCACTGCTGGTGGTCGGCCATTCCCTCGGAGCGTCGGTGCTGCTGAAGGTTCTCGCCGAGGGAGCGACGGATGCCTCCATCAGCGCCCTCTTCCTCGTGGCCACTCCGTACTGGGGGAGCGAACTCGAGGAGTTCGTGCTGCCCGACGACTTCGGGAGTCGACTGCCGGCCGGGTTGCCGATCTTCCTCTACCAGAGCAGCGACGACGACGTGGTGCCGGCGGATCACCTCGACCTCTATGCCCGCGAGCTGCCCGACGCCGAGGTGCGGCGGCTCGACCACGGTGGGCACGTCTTCACCGACGGGCTCCCGGAGCTCGTCGTCGACATCCGCGCTGCTGCCGAGTAG
- a CDS encoding VOC family protein, which translates to MSIPIEHITPQQFTDADGVDDWRVLYWGAHAFFRAGSYAQGAALVGDIAALVADDEHDPDVDLRREGVAVKLISRGIRNLSTRDIELARAVSAAAAKRGLTADPSRIQVVQVAIASVPDAPVLPFWQAALGYVRPNDSHLVDPLRRNSSFFLQDEMPADRPRRGRMHIDVAVPHDQVHARIDAIVAAGGRIADDSAAPEWWTLADAENHGVDITTWWGRDSVRLEEEREEREETEETGEPQETEDREKLPEN; encoded by the coding sequence ATGAGCATCCCGATCGAGCACATCACTCCGCAGCAGTTCACCGACGCCGACGGTGTCGACGACTGGCGGGTGCTGTACTGGGGCGCGCATGCCTTCTTCCGGGCCGGGTCGTACGCGCAGGGCGCCGCCCTCGTCGGAGACATCGCGGCGCTCGTCGCCGACGATGAGCACGACCCCGATGTCGACCTGCGGCGCGAAGGCGTGGCCGTGAAGCTCATCAGCCGCGGCATCCGGAATCTCAGCACGCGCGATATCGAGCTGGCCCGAGCCGTCTCGGCCGCCGCCGCGAAACGAGGCCTCACCGCTGATCCGAGCCGCATCCAGGTCGTGCAGGTGGCCATCGCCTCTGTTCCGGATGCCCCTGTGCTGCCGTTCTGGCAGGCGGCTCTCGGGTACGTGAGGCCGAACGACTCGCACCTCGTCGATCCGCTGCGACGCAACTCGTCGTTCTTCCTGCAGGACGAGATGCCGGCCGATCGGCCCCGCCGCGGACGGATGCACATCGACGTGGCGGTGCCGCACGACCAGGTTCACGCCCGCATCGACGCGATCGTCGCTGCGGGCGGACGCATCGCCGATGACAGCGCCGCACCCGAGTGGTGGACTCTCGCCGACGCCGAGAACCACGGCGTCGACATCACGACGTGGTGGGGCCGCGACTCGGTCCGCCTCGAGGAGGAGCGCGAGGAGCGCGAGGAGACCGAGGAGACGGGGGAACCCCAGGAGACAGAGGACCGCGAGAAGCTTCCCGAGAACTGA
- a CDS encoding VOC family protein yields the protein MLQSAFPILEVPDLAVALTFYRDIVGGELRYAFPDEIEPVYVSLQLGSSALGIGLTEHPDPVGGMLLWIYVDDVDAATVAVRSAGFPVEEEPSDQPWGERVSLVRDPFGTRVRFGAPLAPVD from the coding sequence ATGCTCCAGTCGGCGTTCCCGATCCTCGAAGTTCCCGACCTCGCCGTCGCCCTGACGTTCTACCGCGACATCGTCGGCGGCGAGCTGCGCTATGCCTTCCCCGACGAGATCGAGCCGGTGTACGTCTCCCTCCAGCTCGGCTCCAGCGCCCTCGGCATCGGGCTGACCGAGCATCCGGATCCGGTCGGCGGCATGCTGCTGTGGATCTACGTCGACGATGTCGATGCGGCGACGGTCGCCGTCCGCTCGGCGGGATTCCCGGTCGAGGAGGAGCCGTCCGACCAGCCGTGGGGCGAGCGCGTCTCCCTGGTGCGCGACCCGTTCGGCACGCGGGTGCGGTTCGGGGCTCCGCTCGCGCCCGTGGACTGA
- a CDS encoding Na+/H+ antiporter, which translates to MLALEVIVAIGLAVMVGGLIAARLRVTTPVLLIPLGVLLGFIPDFREIQLPPEAVLLLFLPVLLFWESLTTSTREIRRFIRVILLNGTLLVFLTAFGVAMVGTWFGLPWVVALVLGAVLAPTDATAVSELAGSLPRRQRTVLRAESLINDGTALVIYALAVSVAVSGQEIAPLEITWTLVVSYVGGIAIGVALGFLGSLTFRIRMPLPSNVGLIITPFAAFLIAEVIGSSGVLAVVVCGLVMARIAPRVAGPEARDQAQSFWTVSTYLLNAALFVLIGLELHVVIRELPPSQLGLGVLFGVVVWIALIVIRAVFVMLTTVIIRTVDRRPYQRTLRSSRRGLVMSSLAGFRGAVSLAAVLAVPTVIASGEAFPNRDLVVFVTAIVTVLTLGVQGPLLPLVIRWARLPADDGTEEERNFAELAASRAAVEAIPGLASELGIEDSVRDKVLAETEHHIEVLEAVASDEPDEEATRQKEQYNQLRLAALERKRETIVNLRDEQRIDDIVLRRIQSQLDLEELRLTGRSEE; encoded by the coding sequence ATGCTGGCGCTCGAGGTGATCGTCGCGATCGGACTCGCCGTGATGGTCGGCGGTCTCATCGCGGCGCGGCTGCGCGTCACGACGCCCGTGCTCCTCATCCCGCTCGGTGTCCTGCTCGGCTTCATCCCCGACTTCCGTGAGATCCAACTGCCGCCTGAGGCCGTGCTCCTGCTCTTCCTCCCGGTGCTGCTGTTCTGGGAGAGCCTGACCACGTCGACGCGCGAGATCCGCCGCTTCATCCGCGTGATCCTGCTGAACGGCACGCTGCTCGTGTTTCTCACGGCATTCGGCGTGGCCATGGTGGGCACCTGGTTCGGTCTGCCCTGGGTCGTCGCTCTGGTGCTCGGCGCGGTTCTGGCCCCGACGGATGCCACGGCCGTGAGCGAGCTCGCCGGCTCCCTGCCCCGCCGACAGCGCACGGTGCTGCGCGCCGAGAGCCTCATCAACGACGGCACGGCGCTGGTGATCTACGCGCTCGCGGTCTCGGTGGCGGTGAGCGGACAGGAGATCGCGCCGCTCGAGATCACCTGGACGCTTGTCGTCTCCTACGTCGGCGGCATCGCCATCGGCGTGGCGCTGGGCTTCCTCGGATCGCTCACCTTCCGCATCCGGATGCCGCTGCCCAGCAACGTCGGACTCATCATCACCCCCTTCGCGGCCTTCCTCATCGCCGAGGTGATCGGGTCGTCGGGCGTGCTCGCTGTGGTCGTGTGCGGTCTGGTCATGGCCCGCATCGCTCCGCGCGTGGCCGGACCCGAGGCCCGGGATCAGGCGCAGTCGTTCTGGACGGTCTCGACCTACCTTCTCAATGCGGCCCTCTTCGTGCTCATCGGCCTCGAACTGCACGTCGTCATCCGCGAGCTGCCGCCGTCGCAGCTGGGACTGGGCGTGCTGTTCGGCGTGGTGGTGTGGATCGCCCTGATCGTCATTCGGGCGGTGTTCGTGATGCTGACCACTGTGATCATCCGCACGGTCGACCGTCGCCCGTACCAGCGCACCCTGCGCTCATCGCGGCGCGGTCTCGTGATGTCGTCGCTGGCGGGATTCCGCGGTGCCGTCTCGCTGGCCGCGGTGCTCGCCGTGCCCACGGTCATCGCTTCGGGAGAGGCGTTCCCGAATCGCGACCTCGTGGTGTTCGTGACGGCCATCGTCACCGTGCTGACGCTGGGCGTGCAGGGACCGCTGCTTCCGCTCGTCATCAGGTGGGCACGCCTGCCCGCCGACGACGGTACGGAGGAGGAGCGCAACTTCGCCGAGCTGGCGGCGTCGCGGGCCGCCGTCGAGGCGATTCCCGGCCTCGCGAGTGAACTCGGCATCGAGGACAGCGTGCGCGACAAGGTTCTCGCGGAGACCGAGCACCATATAGAGGTACTCGAAGCCGTCGCCTCCGACGAGCCCGACGAGGAGGCCACCCGGCAGAAGGAGCAGTACAACCAGTTGCGCCTCGCCGCCCTCGAGCGCAAGCGCGAGACCATCGTGAACCTGCGCGACGAGCAGCGCATCGACGACATCGTGCTGCGTCGTATCCAGTCCCAGCTCGACCTCGAGGAGCTGCGGCTGACGGGTCGCTCGGAGGAGTAG
- a CDS encoding class I SAM-dependent methyltransferase gives MTDNDVDALGERLLTAGLGMTQMLSIHIGDRLGWYRALADGAARTSTELAAATSTDERYAREWLEQQAVFGLLEATDAADGPPDPAARAAARTFRMSSAAAEVLTDEHSLTYLAPFARSLTAAALRMPELLEAYRSGGGVGWAAYGDDMREAQADMNRPWFESRLADALRTIPELRAALERPGARIAEIGFGGGHASIALALGFQDAAIEGFDVDEASVTLARRNAEEAGVADRIEFHLANGSELAGTFDVVFAFECVHDMPQPVPVLAAARAALAPGGVMIVVDEAVADEFSAPGDETEQLMYGFSLLVCLPDGRSHTPSEATGTVMRRSTLESYAHRAGYASVDVLPIEGFAAFRFYALRP, from the coding sequence ATGACTGACAACGACGTCGACGCCCTCGGCGAGCGCCTGCTCACGGCGGGGCTCGGGATGACCCAGATGCTGTCCATCCACATCGGCGATCGGCTGGGCTGGTACCGAGCGCTGGCCGATGGAGCCGCGCGGACGTCGACGGAGTTGGCCGCAGCAACGTCCACCGACGAGCGCTACGCCCGCGAGTGGCTCGAGCAGCAGGCTGTGTTCGGACTTCTCGAGGCGACGGATGCCGCCGACGGCCCGCCCGATCCGGCCGCTCGTGCCGCCGCCCGCACCTTCCGCATGTCCTCGGCCGCGGCGGAGGTGCTCACCGACGAGCACAGCCTCACCTACCTGGCGCCGTTCGCGCGCAGTCTCACTGCGGCAGCACTCCGCATGCCCGAGCTGCTCGAGGCCTACAGATCGGGCGGCGGCGTGGGCTGGGCCGCCTACGGCGATGACATGCGCGAAGCCCAGGCCGACATGAACCGTCCGTGGTTCGAGAGCAGGCTGGCCGATGCCCTGCGCACCATCCCCGAACTCCGCGCCGCACTCGAGCGGCCGGGTGCGCGCATCGCCGAGATCGGCTTCGGTGGTGGCCACGCCTCGATCGCCCTCGCTCTGGGGTTCCAGGATGCCGCCATCGAGGGCTTCGACGTCGACGAGGCATCCGTCACCCTCGCCCGTCGCAACGCGGAGGAGGCAGGCGTGGCCGATCGCATCGAGTTCCACCTCGCGAACGGATCGGAGCTCGCCGGCACCTTCGATGTCGTCTTCGCCTTCGAGTGCGTGCACGACATGCCGCAGCCCGTGCCCGTGCTCGCGGCGGCACGCGCAGCCCTTGCTCCCGGAGGGGTGATGATCGTCGTCGACGAAGCCGTCGCCGACGAGTTCTCAGCGCCCGGCGACGAGACCGAGCAGTTGATGTACGGCTTCAGCCTGCTCGTCTGCCTTCCCGACGGCCGCTCGCACACACCCTCCGAGGCGACAGGCACCGTGATGCGCCGATCGACTCTGGAGTCGTATGCGCACCGGGCCGGGTACGCCTCCGTCGACGTGCTTCCGATCGAGGGCTTCGCGGCGTTCCGCTTCTACGCGCTGCGGCCGTGA
- a CDS encoding NAD(P)/FAD-dependent oxidoreductase, with product MTTSPSISRVAVIGGGIFGVSTAVQLARRGVQVVLATEHALASGASGRSLAWLNSAGQRSGEYHALRVAGIDRYRTWSARVAGSEEYLRFTGGLTWAPDGESYRETFEYERALGYDARWLTRDEIPAVTPGLDVSAVAEEGAIFNPGEGWVDLPSLIAVLAAELVELGGEIVANAGDVRVRVENGRAVGVTLGSGERIAADAVVLATGPSVPAHLAALGVHVGDQSPAAFVVFTKPVDLPLEAVLNTPRVAVRRTPSGALALDSAWSEEEIEIDEDGAIVVHDSTVQGLLAEASAILEGHPQLEFDHYGAGFKPIPGDGEPVLGPIDEVPGLFAAFSHSGATLGLIVGELLAEEIVTGRPSPLLETFRPARFAPVAVG from the coding sequence ATGACCACCTCTCCCTCCATCTCCCGCGTCGCCGTCATCGGCGGCGGCATCTTCGGCGTCTCGACAGCCGTGCAGCTCGCCCGCCGGGGCGTGCAGGTCGTCCTCGCGACGGAGCACGCCCTCGCCAGCGGCGCCTCCGGCCGTTCGCTGGCCTGGCTCAACTCGGCCGGACAGCGCTCCGGCGAATACCACGCGCTCCGCGTGGCCGGCATCGACCGCTACCGCACGTGGTCGGCCCGCGTGGCAGGCAGCGAGGAGTACCTGCGATTCACGGGCGGCCTCACCTGGGCTCCCGATGGCGAGTCGTACCGCGAGACCTTCGAGTACGAGCGGGCGTTGGGCTACGACGCCCGGTGGCTGACCCGCGACGAGATCCCGGCCGTCACCCCCGGCCTGGATGTCAGTGCCGTCGCCGAGGAGGGCGCCATCTTCAACCCCGGGGAGGGCTGGGTCGACCTTCCGTCGCTCATCGCGGTGCTCGCCGCGGAACTGGTGGAGCTCGGCGGCGAGATCGTCGCCAACGCCGGTGATGTGCGGGTGAGGGTCGAAAACGGCAGGGCCGTCGGCGTCACGCTCGGATCGGGCGAGCGCATCGCAGCCGATGCCGTCGTGCTGGCGACGGGTCCCTCCGTTCCGGCGCACCTCGCGGCGCTCGGCGTGCACGTCGGCGACCAGAGCCCGGCGGCGTTCGTCGTCTTCACGAAGCCCGTCGACCTGCCGCTCGAGGCCGTGCTGAACACGCCCCGCGTCGCCGTGCGTCGCACCCCGTCGGGCGCGTTGGCCCTCGACTCGGCGTGGTCAGAGGAGGAGATCGAGATCGACGAGGATGGCGCGATCGTGGTGCACGACTCCACAGTGCAGGGACTGCTCGCCGAGGCATCCGCGATTCTGGAAGGACACCCGCAGCTCGAGTTCGACCACTACGGCGCGGGTTTCAAGCCGATCCCGGGCGACGGCGAGCCGGTGCTCGGGCCGATCGACGAGGTGCCCGGACTGTTCGCCGCGTTCAGCCACAGCGGCGCGACTCTCGGTCTCATCGTGGGTGAACTGCTCGCCGAGGAGATCGTGACGGGTCGGCCATCGCCCCTGTTGGAGACCTTCCGGCCGGCTCGCTTCGCGCCGGTGGCTGTCGGCTGA
- a CDS encoding amino acid ABC transporter ATP-binding protein yields MTYTSPLPVAEPHVYAGSSLELQDLTMAYGDIEVLRQVNLTVAPGTTTCIIGPSGSGKSTLLRGVNRLHEPKSGEVLLAGESVLTQKPDAVRKRIGLVFQHFNLFPDHSALENVALSLRNVKGLSKVESRRIALERLTEVGLAERADHRPRDLSGGQQQRVAIARALAMEPEVMLFDEATSALDPELVKGVLNLMATLARRGMTMLVVTHEMGFARKVADQVVFMDEGRVVEAGKPGDLFDRPQSPRLQRFLSEVL; encoded by the coding sequence ATGACCTACACCTCGCCCCTGCCCGTCGCCGAGCCGCACGTGTACGCCGGCTCGAGTCTGGAACTGCAGGACCTCACCATGGCCTACGGCGACATCGAGGTGCTCCGCCAGGTCAACCTCACCGTCGCCCCGGGCACCACCACCTGCATCATCGGGCCGTCGGGCTCGGGCAAGTCCACCCTCCTTCGCGGAGTGAACCGGCTGCACGAGCCGAAGAGCGGTGAGGTGCTCCTGGCCGGAGAGAGCGTTCTGACGCAGAAGCCCGATGCCGTGCGCAAGCGCATCGGCCTGGTCTTCCAGCACTTCAACCTCTTCCCCGACCACTCAGCGCTCGAGAACGTCGCGCTCTCGCTGCGCAACGTGAAAGGGCTCTCGAAGGTGGAGTCGCGCCGCATCGCACTGGAGCGGCTCACCGAGGTCGGACTGGCCGAACGGGCCGACCATCGGCCGCGCGACCTCTCCGGAGGGCAGCAGCAGCGGGTCGCGATCGCCCGGGCCCTGGCGATGGAGCCCGAGGTCATGCTCTTCGACGAGGCGACCAGCGCCCTCGACCCCGAGTTGGTGAAGGGTGTGCTGAACCTCATGGCCACCCTCGCCCGCCGTGGAATGACGATGCTCGTCGTCACGCACGAGATGGGCTTCGCCCGCAAGGTCGCCGACCAGGTGGTATTCATGGACGAGGGCCGGGTGGTCGAGGCCGGCAAGCCCGGCGACCTGTTCGATCGTCCGCAGAGCCCCAGGCTTCAGCGGTTCCTCTCCGAGGTGCTCTGA
- a CDS encoding amino acid ABC transporter permease, with translation MDWLDNIVKTFFDFDAMWQVFPQLLGIGLVNTLIISIWATVIGVILGMVIAIMGISPSRWLRVPARIYTDIFRGLPAILTILLIGQGFARFSQSIFGPSPYPLGILALSLIASAYMGEIFRAGIQSVDRGQLEACRALGMSYGSAMRLVVVPQGIRRVLPALVNQFIAIVKDSSLVYFLGLLVTERELFRVGQDAAVLTGNLSPLVMAGLFYLVITVPLTHLVNYFDNRFRTGRRKPTPPKSGLDEVEETTPLQPLTYGSNT, from the coding sequence ATGGACTGGCTCGACAACATCGTCAAGACCTTCTTCGATTTCGATGCGATGTGGCAGGTCTTCCCCCAGCTGCTCGGCATCGGCCTGGTCAACACCCTGATCATCTCGATCTGGGCCACAGTGATCGGGGTGATCCTGGGCATGGTGATCGCCATCATGGGCATCTCGCCGTCGCGCTGGCTGCGGGTGCCCGCCCGGATCTACACCGACATCTTCCGCGGCCTCCCGGCCATCCTCACCATCCTGCTCATCGGCCAGGGCTTCGCTCGCTTCAGCCAGAGCATCTTCGGACCGTCGCCCTATCCGCTCGGCATCCTGGCTCTCAGCCTCATCGCCAGCGCCTACATGGGCGAGATCTTCCGCGCCGGCATCCAGAGTGTCGACCGCGGCCAGCTCGAGGCCTGTCGCGCGCTGGGAATGAGCTACGGCAGTGCGATGCGGCTCGTGGTCGTGCCGCAGGGCATCCGTCGGGTACTGCCTGCACTCGTGAACCAGTTCATCGCCATCGTGAAGGACTCCTCCCTGGTGTACTTCCTCGGCCTGCTGGTGACCGAGCGCGAACTGTTCCGCGTCGGCCAGGACGCCGCCGTTCTGACCGGAAACCTGTCCCCGCTCGTGATGGCCGGACTGTTCTACCTCGTCATCACGGTTCCGCTCACCCACCTCGTCAACTACTTCGACAACCGCTTCCGTACCGGCAGGCGCAAGCCGACCCCGCCGAAGAGCGGACTCGACGAGGTCGAGGAGACGACCCCACTCCAGCCCCTCACCTACGGGAGCAACACATGA